A single Sphingomonas sp. IW22 DNA region contains:
- a CDS encoding FIST N-terminal domain-containing protein, which produces MPEPAPRVRPAAITRTAHSRDPDPELAVRALFAELDAPSLAGIILFASSRYPIEALEAALVPRCEGLTLIGCTSSSEITEEGFSDGALVAIGFPRSDFALSSIRFDALDRIEAGEAQERVRALVAEAGADARRLGEPLHRAAIFLVDGLSHSEEMLTVNVQDALGAIPLIGGSSGDGFAFRETFVLDNRGFHRDAALVAILSSPRPMRVFRSQPYAPGDTKMVITGADTAARIVSEINAEPAVAEYARLVGVRAEELGPAIFASRPPMVRAGGEHYVRSIQSANADGSLTFYCAIDEGLVLTLGEAADIVGSMGALLDELEESVGEIDRILGFNCVLNRIEIEQRQLLRDVSKLMTEHRVVGFNTYGEQFHALHVNQTFSGLVIGQ; this is translated from the coding sequence ATGCCCGAGCCTGCGCCCCGCGTCCGCCCCGCCGCCATCACCCGCACCGCGCATTCGCGCGATCCCGACCCCGAACTGGCGGTCCGCGCGCTGTTCGCCGAACTTGACGCGCCAAGCCTCGCCGGCATTATCCTCTTCGCCTCCAGCCGCTACCCGATCGAAGCGCTGGAGGCCGCGCTCGTCCCCCGGTGCGAGGGGCTGACGTTGATCGGCTGCACCTCGTCGAGCGAGATCACCGAGGAGGGGTTCAGCGACGGCGCGCTCGTCGCCATCGGCTTCCCGCGCAGCGACTTCGCGCTCTCCTCGATCCGCTTCGATGCGCTCGACCGGATCGAGGCGGGCGAGGCGCAGGAGCGCGTCCGCGCGCTCGTTGCGGAAGCGGGCGCCGATGCCCGGCGCCTCGGCGAGCCATTGCACCGCGCCGCCATATTCCTCGTCGACGGGCTCTCGCACAGCGAGGAAATGCTGACCGTCAATGTCCAGGATGCGCTCGGCGCGATCCCGCTGATCGGCGGCTCGTCGGGCGACGGCTTCGCCTTTCGCGAAACCTTCGTGCTCGACAATCGCGGCTTTCACCGTGACGCCGCCCTCGTCGCCATCCTGTCGAGCCCGCGGCCGATGCGCGTCTTTCGTTCGCAGCCCTATGCGCCGGGCGACACCAAGATGGTCATCACCGGCGCAGACACCGCCGCGCGCATCGTCAGCGAGATCAATGCCGAGCCCGCGGTCGCCGAATATGCGCGTCTTGTCGGCGTCCGCGCCGAGGAACTCGGACCCGCCATCTTCGCCTCGCGCCCGCCGATGGTGCGTGCTGGCGGCGAGCATTATGTCCGCTCGATCCAGTCGGCAAATGCCGATGGCAGCCTCACCTTCTACTGCGCGATCGACGAGGGCCTGGTACTGACCTTGGGCGAGGCGGCCGACATCGTCGGCAGCATGGGCGCGCTCCTTGACGAGCTGGAGGAATCGGTCGGCGAAATCGACCGCATCCTCGGCTTCAACTGCGTGCTCAACCGCATCGAGATCGAACAGCGCCAGCTCCTGCGCGACGTGTCGAAGCTGATGACGGAGCACCGGGTTGTTGGCTTCAACACCTATGGCGAGCAATTTCACGCGCTCCACGTCAACCAGACCTTTTCGGGCCTTGTGATCGGGCAGTGA
- a CDS encoding DUF779 domain-containing protein: MLPPPRILSTDAAVAVINELRERHGPLMFHQSGGCCDGSAPMCYPAGEFRVGGQDILLGHVAGDVPVWIGAAQFEYWRHTQVTIDVVPGRGAGFSLEGPTGRRFIVRSRVFSDEEVDALDAACPPPRGGD, translated from the coding sequence ATGCTTCCCCCACCGCGCATCCTGAGCACCGACGCCGCCGTGGCGGTCATCAACGAGCTGCGCGAGCGGCACGGGCCGCTGATGTTCCACCAGTCGGGCGGTTGCTGCGACGGGTCGGCGCCGATGTGCTATCCCGCGGGCGAGTTCCGCGTCGGCGGGCAGGACATATTGCTTGGCCATGTCGCGGGCGACGTGCCGGTCTGGATCGGCGCGGCCCAGTTCGAATATTGGCGCCATACGCAGGTGACGATCGACGTCGTCCCCGGTCGCGGCGCAGGCTTTTCGCTGGAAGGGCCAACGGGCCGCCGCTTCATCGTCCGCAGCCGCGTTTTCTCGGACGAAGAGGTCGATGCGCTTGATGCGGCCTGCCCGCCGCCGCGCGGCGGCGACTGA
- the adh gene encoding aldehyde dehydrogenase, with the protein MLSQSLEQLKGDVALRPRYDNYIGGRWVAPVRGEYFDNPSPITGRTVCQVARGTAEDIELALDAAHEAKEKWGRTSPADRARVLLKIADRMEAHLDRLALAETIDNGKPIRETTAADLPLAIDHFRYFAGCLRAQEGSIAEIDHDTIAYHFHEPLGVVGQIIPWNFPLLMAVWKLAPAMAAGNCIVLKPAEQTPMSIMALMDLIGDLIPEGVVNIVNGFGIEAGKPLAQNKRIAKIAFTGETTTGRLIMQYATENLIPVTLELGGKSPNIFFADTLAEDDDFADKVMEGFAMFALNQGEVCTCPSRALVHESIYDRFMERAIKRVEAIKMGSPLDAATMIGAQASNDQLEKILSYIDIGCGEGARVLTGGERASLDGELSEGYYVKPTILEGHNKMRVFQEEIFGPVVAVTKFKDEEEALSIANDTLYGLGAGVWSRDGTRAYRFGRAIQAGRVWTNCYHLYPAHAAFGGYKQSGIGRETHKMMLDHYQQTKNLLVSYSPKALGFF; encoded by the coding sequence ATGTTGAGCCAATCACTCGAACAGCTGAAGGGCGACGTCGCGCTCCGCCCGCGCTACGACAACTATATCGGCGGCCGGTGGGTCGCCCCCGTCCGCGGTGAGTATTTCGACAACCCCTCCCCCATCACCGGCCGCACCGTTTGCCAGGTCGCGCGCGGCACGGCCGAGGATATCGAGCTCGCACTCGACGCTGCGCACGAGGCCAAGGAGAAATGGGGCCGCACCAGCCCCGCCGACCGCGCCCGCGTGCTCCTCAAGATCGCCGACCGGATGGAGGCGCATCTCGACCGTCTGGCGCTTGCCGAGACGATCGACAACGGAAAGCCGATCCGCGAGACGACCGCCGCCGACCTGCCGCTGGCGATCGATCATTTCCGCTATTTTGCCGGCTGCCTGCGCGCGCAGGAAGGCTCGATCGCCGAGATCGACCACGACACCATCGCCTATCATTTTCACGAACCGCTGGGTGTCGTCGGTCAGATCATCCCCTGGAACTTCCCGCTGCTGATGGCGGTGTGGAAGCTCGCCCCGGCGATGGCGGCGGGCAACTGCATCGTGCTGAAGCCGGCCGAACAGACGCCGATGTCGATCATGGCGCTGATGGACCTGATCGGCGACCTTATCCCAGAGGGCGTGGTCAATATCGTCAACGGCTTTGGGATCGAGGCGGGCAAACCGCTGGCCCAGAACAAGCGGATCGCCAAGATCGCCTTCACCGGCGAAACCACGACCGGCCGCCTCATCATGCAATACGCGACCGAAAACCTGATCCCGGTGACGCTCGAACTGGGCGGCAAGAGCCCCAACATCTTCTTCGCCGACACCCTCGCCGAAGATGACGACTTCGCCGACAAGGTGATGGAGGGCTTCGCGATGTTCGCCCTCAACCAGGGGGAGGTCTGCACCTGCCCCAGCCGCGCGCTGGTCCATGAATCGATCTATGACCGCTTCATGGAACGCGCGATCAAGCGGGTCGAGGCGATCAAGATGGGCTCGCCGCTCGATGCCGCGACGATGATCGGCGCGCAGGCATCGAACGACCAGCTCGAAAAGATCCTCTCCTATATCGACATCGGCTGCGGCGAGGGTGCCAGGGTGCTGACCGGCGGCGAGCGGGCCAGCCTCGATGGCGAGCTGTCGGAGGGCTATTACGTCAAACCGACGATCCTCGAGGGGCACAACAAGATGCGCGTGTTCCAGGAAGAGATCTTTGGCCCCGTTGTCGCGGTAACGAAGTTCAAGGACGAGGAGGAGGCGCTGTCGATCGCCAACGACACGCTCTATGGCCTGGGTGCCGGCGTCTGGTCGCGGGACGGGACGCGCGCCTATCGCTTCGGCCGCGCGATCCAGGCGGGGCGCGTCTGGACCAACTGCTACCACCTCTATCCCGCGCACGCTGCGTTCGGCGGGTACAAGCAGTCGGGCATCGGCCGTGAGACGCACAAGATGATGCTCGATCATTATCAGCAGACCAAGAACCTGCTCGTCAGCTACAGCCCCAAGGCGCTGGGCTTCTTCTGA
- a CDS encoding cytochrome c family protein, translating to MRRFAAIWIFGLGLAAPAAAQQTDPGKAAFAPCAGCHAVTAGTNRVGPTLYKVAGRKIASVAGYTYSDAMKARKGTWTPAALDAYLANPRGNLPGTKMSFPGVKDPARRAALINYLNTLK from the coding sequence ATGCGTCGGTTTGCAGCCATTTGGATCTTCGGCCTCGGCCTTGCCGCGCCGGCCGCCGCGCAGCAGACCGACCCCGGAAAAGCTGCCTTCGCGCCATGCGCGGGCTGCCATGCCGTGACGGCGGGGACCAATCGTGTCGGCCCCACGCTCTACAAGGTGGCAGGCCGCAAGATCGCGAGCGTAGCCGGCTACACCTATTCCGACGCGATGAAAGCCAGGAAGGGGACCTGGACGCCGGCGGCGCTCGACGCCTATCTGGCAAATCCCCGCGGCAATTTGCCGGGCACGAAAATGAGCTTTCCGGGCGTCAAGGATCCCGCCCGCCGTGCCGCGCTGATCAACTATCTGAACACGCTCAAATAA
- a CDS encoding EthD family reductase: MGVLVVSYPAEPGNRFDPDYYLTTHLPLVEQHWGGKGMTGARPLIGGAGPAGRLAAMVLIDFAPGTAIDALLGDLASAPVFADVANFTDIAPVAHIFPDA; encoded by the coding sequence ATGGGCGTACTGGTCGTGAGCTATCCGGCGGAGCCCGGAAACCGTTTCGATCCGGATTATTATCTGACGACCCACCTGCCGCTGGTCGAGCAGCACTGGGGTGGCAAGGGCATGACCGGCGCCCGGCCGCTGATCGGCGGCGCGGGGCCGGCGGGCCGGCTTGCGGCGATGGTGCTGATCGACTTCGCGCCCGGTACCGCGATCGACGCGCTGCTCGGTGATCTAGCGAGCGCGCCGGTATTTGCCGACGTCGCCAACTTCACCGACATCGCCCCCGTCGCGCACATCTTCCCCGACGCATGA
- a CDS encoding TonB-dependent receptor: protein MIDLLYAGPIALALAGPPQKDGPPQAPEIIVTGRGLSLPSTASAAGTVIDRARATNSASGRLEDVLADVAGLQSFRRADSRSANPTAQGITLRGLGGNAASRALLILDGVPQADPFGGWIAFPGFATDRIGAVHVRRGGGSGRWGSGAVGGVIEVDSATPDQLSPFAAEALYGERDSVDARASATLTQGPGFATLSAGYARGDGFAPIVEESRGPVDRAAPHEQFNAALRAVVRVAPDIELQSTVQGFTDRRDRGLDFTRIKSDGADASVRLVGGGDWRFSVLGYVQTRRFASRFASVNTARTVVTPTLDQYNTPGTGIGGRVEIIPPLGPNVDLAIGADIRTLSGRTQELYTYVNNLPTRRRQAGGETRTMGAFASLSARLGPVRLEGEGRIDDWRIGNGTLFEAALTGATLTDTRYADRSGSEATGRVGIAWQLAGPVTLRASAYRAWRLPTLNELYRPFRAGADATAANANLRPETLEGYEGGIDVALGRRVTIGATVFRNILFDAIANVTVARGPGAFPGVGFVSAAGFYRQRDNLDAIRSTGVEVDGRLSMGQVHAQLSYAYVDAAVDGGTLAPALNGRAPAQVPDHQGSATLGWAKGAWGASTTLRYLASQFEDDQNARVLGDAFTVDAVVSAPVARGLSLVARGENLFDARIETGFSNAALERARPRQLWIGLRLGGR, encoded by the coding sequence ATGATCGACCTGTTGTACGCGGGGCCGATCGCCCTTGCGCTTGCGGGCCCGCCGCAAAAGGATGGGCCGCCGCAAGCACCCGAAATTATCGTGACCGGGCGGGGCCTTTCGCTTCCCTCGACCGCGAGCGCTGCCGGGACCGTGATCGATCGCGCGCGGGCGACGAATAGTGCGAGCGGGCGGCTGGAAGATGTGCTCGCCGACGTCGCGGGCCTCCAGTCGTTTCGCCGCGCGGATTCGCGCAGCGCCAATCCGACCGCACAGGGCATCACGCTGCGCGGCCTTGGCGGCAATGCGGCGAGCCGCGCGCTCCTCATCCTCGACGGCGTGCCCCAGGCCGACCCGTTCGGCGGATGGATCGCGTTTCCAGGTTTCGCCACCGACCGGATCGGCGCGGTGCACGTGCGGCGCGGCGGCGGCAGCGGGCGTTGGGGATCGGGTGCCGTCGGCGGCGTGATCGAGGTCGACAGCGCGACGCCCGACCAGCTTTCCCCCTTCGCCGCTGAGGCGCTGTACGGCGAGCGCGACAGCGTCGATGCCCGCGCAAGCGCGACGCTCACGCAGGGGCCGGGTTTCGCGACGCTGTCGGCAGGCTATGCGCGCGGCGACGGTTTCGCCCCGATCGTCGAGGAAAGCCGCGGCCCCGTCGACCGGGCCGCGCCCCATGAGCAGTTCAACGCCGCCCTGCGGGCGGTGGTGCGCGTCGCCCCCGACATCGAGCTGCAATCGACGGTCCAGGGCTTTACCGACCGCCGCGACCGTGGGCTGGACTTCACCCGGATCAAGAGCGACGGGGCCGATGCCAGCGTCCGGCTGGTGGGCGGCGGCGACTGGCGCTTCTCGGTGCTCGGCTATGTCCAGACGCGCCGCTTCGCCAGCCGGTTCGCCAGCGTGAACACTGCGCGGACGGTGGTGACGCCGACGCTTGACCAATACAATACGCCCGGCACGGGGATCGGCGGGCGCGTCGAGATCATCCCGCCCCTGGGGCCGAACGTCGATCTCGCCATCGGTGCCGACATCCGCACGCTGAGCGGACGGACGCAGGAGCTTTATACCTATGTCAACAACCTGCCGACGCGGCGGCGTCAGGCAGGGGGCGAGACGCGGACGATGGGCGCGTTCGCCAGCCTGTCCGCGCGGCTGGGGCCCGTCCGACTGGAGGGCGAGGGGCGGATCGACGACTGGCGGATCGGCAACGGCACTCTGTTCGAAGCCGCGCTGACCGGCGCAACGCTGACCGATACGCGCTACGCTGACCGTTCGGGCAGCGAGGCGACGGGGCGTGTCGGCATTGCATGGCAGCTGGCCGGGCCCGTGACGCTGCGCGCCTCCGCCTATCGCGCCTGGCGCCTGCCGACCCTGAACGAGCTCTATCGCCCCTTCCGCGCGGGGGCAGACGCGACCGCGGCCAACGCCAATCTGCGCCCCGAGACGCTGGAGGGGTATGAGGGCGGGATCGACGTTGCGCTCGGCAGGCGCGTGACGATCGGCGCGACGGTGTTCCGGAACATCCTGTTCGACGCGATCGCCAACGTGACCGTGGCGAGGGGGCCGGGGGCCTTTCCGGGCGTCGGCTTCGTCTCGGCGGCGGGATTTTATCGCCAGCGCGACAATCTGGATGCGATCCGCTCGACCGGGGTCGAGGTCGACGGACGGCTGAGTATGGGCCAGGTCCATGCCCAGTTATCCTATGCCTATGTCGACGCCGCGGTCGATGGCGGCACGCTGGCGCCCGCCCTGAACGGCCGCGCACCCGCGCAGGTGCCCGACCATCAGGGATCGGCGACGCTCGGCTGGGCGAAGGGTGCCTGGGGGGCGAGCACGACATTGCGATATCTCGCCAGCCAGTTCGAGGACGACCAGAATGCCCGCGTGCTGGGCGACGCTTTCACCGTCGATGCGGTGGTGTCGGCGCCGGTGGCGCGCGGGCTGTCGCTGGTGGCGCGCGGCGAGAACCTGTTCGACGCCCGGATCGAGACGGGCTTTAGCAACGCCGCGCTGGAGCGCGCGCGACCGCGGCAATTGTGGATCGGGCTGCGGCTTGGCGGACGCTGA
- the acs gene encoding acetate--CoA ligase yields MATASKDDLPDRALYPVPSDWAARAHVDAAGYERLYRESMDAPDAFWLEQAKRLDWVKAPSVAGNCSFDEGDFGIKWFEDGVLNVSVNCIDRHLESRGDQTAILWEPDSPDGAVRRFTYRELYAEVCRFANVLKAQGVTKGDRVTVYLPMIPEAAFAVLACARIGAIHSVVFGGFSPEALAGRIQDCDSKIVVTADEGCRGGRRVPLKANVDEAAKRAPSLETVLVIKATGGEVSMTEGRDLWFDEAAAGVDADCPAEPMNAEDPLFILYTSGSTGKPKGVLHTTGGYLLWSSLTHHWCFDYKPGQVWWCGADIGWVTGHSYIVYGPLANGATTLMHEGVPNWPDASRIWQIVDKHRVDTLYTSPTALRSLMKDGAGPVKATSRKSLKLLASVGEPINPEAWRWYHEVAGEGRCPIVDTWWQTETGGVLIAPLPGATDLKPGSATKPLPGVAPQLVDADGRVLEGAADGNLVLTRSWPGQMRTVWGDHHRFFQTYFSTYKGKYFTGDGCRRDEDGYYWITGRVDDVINVSGHRMGTAEVESALVAHPKVAEAAVVGMPHEVKGQGIYAYVTLNAGEKASDGLRDELCKWVRKEIGPIATPDALQFAPGLPKTRSGKIMRRILRKIAEGDVSSLGDTSTLADPAVVDDLIENRVTA; encoded by the coding sequence ATGGCGACTGCATCCAAAGACGACCTTCCCGACCGCGCCCTTTACCCCGTGCCGTCGGACTGGGCCGCGCGCGCGCATGTCGATGCTGCCGGGTATGAGCGACTGTACCGCGAAAGCATGGATGCGCCGGATGCGTTCTGGCTGGAGCAGGCCAAGCGGCTCGACTGGGTGAAGGCGCCCAGCGTGGCGGGCAACTGCTCGTTCGACGAGGGCGATTTCGGCATCAAATGGTTTGAGGACGGCGTCCTCAATGTCTCGGTCAACTGCATCGACCGGCATCTGGAAAGCCGCGGCGATCAGACCGCGATCCTGTGGGAGCCCGACAGCCCGGATGGCGCGGTGCGGCGGTTCACGTACCGGGAGCTTTATGCCGAGGTCTGCCGCTTCGCCAACGTGCTCAAGGCACAGGGCGTGACCAAGGGCGACCGCGTCACGGTCTACCTCCCGATGATCCCCGAGGCGGCATTCGCCGTGCTGGCGTGCGCGCGGATCGGGGCGATCCATTCGGTCGTCTTCGGCGGCTTCTCGCCCGAGGCACTGGCGGGGCGCATTCAGGATTGCGATTCGAAGATCGTGGTGACCGCCGACGAGGGCTGTCGCGGCGGACGGCGCGTGCCGCTGAAGGCCAATGTCGACGAAGCGGCGAAGCGGGCGCCGAGCCTTGAGACCGTGCTCGTCATCAAGGCGACCGGCGGCGAGGTTTCGATGACCGAGGGCCGCGACCTCTGGTTCGACGAGGCGGCGGCGGGCGTCGATGCCGATTGCCCGGCCGAACCGATGAACGCCGAGGATCCGCTGTTCATCCTCTACACCAGCGGATCGACCGGCAAGCCCAAGGGCGTGCTGCACACGACAGGCGGCTATCTGCTCTGGTCAAGCCTGACGCATCACTGGTGCTTCGACTATAAACCGGGCCAGGTTTGGTGGTGCGGTGCGGACATCGGCTGGGTCACGGGGCATAGCTATATCGTCTATGGCCCGCTCGCCAACGGCGCGACGACCCTGATGCACGAGGGGGTGCCGAACTGGCCCGACGCCAGCCGCATCTGGCAGATCGTCGACAAGCACCGGGTGGACACACTCTACACCTCGCCGACGGCGCTGCGCTCGCTGATGAAGGACGGTGCCGGGCCGGTGAAGGCGACCAGCCGGAAATCGCTGAAGCTGCTCGCCAGCGTCGGCGAGCCAATCAATCCGGAGGCGTGGCGCTGGTACCATGAGGTGGCGGGCGAAGGCCGCTGCCCCATTGTCGACACCTGGTGGCAGACCGAGACCGGCGGTGTGCTGATCGCGCCATTACCGGGTGCGACCGACCTCAAGCCCGGATCGGCGACGAAGCCGCTGCCGGGCGTCGCACCGCAACTGGTCGATGCCGATGGGCGGGTGCTGGAGGGCGCAGCCGACGGCAACCTTGTCCTTACACGGTCATGGCCGGGGCAGATGCGAACCGTGTGGGGCGACCATCACCGTTTCTTCCAGACCTATTTCAGCACGTACAAAGGCAAGTATTTCACCGGCGACGGATGCCGCCGCGACGAGGACGGTTACTACTGGATCACGGGCCGCGTCGACGATGTCATCAACGTGTCGGGCCACCGCATGGGCACCGCCGAGGTCGAAAGCGCGCTGGTCGCCCACCCCAAGGTCGCGGAGGCTGCCGTGGTCGGGATGCCGCACGAGGTGAAGGGCCAGGGCATCTATGCCTATGTCACGCTGAACGCGGGCGAGAAGGCGTCGGACGGCCTGCGCGACGAATTGTGCAAATGGGTCCGCAAGGAAATCGGGCCGATCGCGACGCCCGATGCGCTGCAATTCGCCCCCGGCCTGCCCAAGACGCGCAGCGGTAAGATCATGCGGCGCATCCTTCGCAAAATTGCTGAGGGCGACGTGTCGTCGCTGGGCGATACATCGACGCTGGCCGATCCGGCGGTTGTCGACGATCTCATCGAGAACCGTGTGACGGCCTGA
- a CDS encoding MFS transporter — protein MKSDNGIGGADIPVMTLRRRLLIFAALMLSEFFYGWAWNTVDVLRPFQRASLGLSLVEAGSTYSAQGAGALIGAILIGQLADRFGRRIMLTTIILGYGLSLLAGLLVADYPQLLAQRFVLGLFMGGVFPVGVSIYVNLFEGHLRGRVAGTLNACFSFSIVALGLALGRLGGHDWHLLLWLGGVPPLLLAGAVLALIPPGSSVDRHHVRAERLPVRELFHPSVRRQTLLLAAMTGLNFFGYQAYSGWLTTYLTESRGLSAAVAGEMVAWQFAGNIAGGFAWGWAADRFGRRFNAIGFLIASAAIIVYLLMPGNLLLFRMVGLIYGAALCSSVIWGPWLAELYPPHLRSTAASIFNWGRIISFFAPLVTGFLADQYGLTVAMASAAIAFTLAALIWLSQRETLPARAVSPIAV, from the coding sequence ATGAAAAGCGATAACGGCATCGGCGGCGCCGACATACCGGTTATGACCCTCAGGCGGCGGCTGTTGATCTTCGCTGCGCTGATGCTCAGCGAATTCTTCTATGGCTGGGCGTGGAACACCGTTGATGTGCTCCGCCCGTTCCAGCGCGCCTCGCTCGGCCTGTCGCTGGTGGAGGCAGGGTCCACCTATTCGGCGCAAGGGGCCGGGGCGCTGATCGGCGCGATACTGATCGGCCAGCTTGCCGACCGGTTCGGGCGGCGGATCATGCTGACCACGATCATCCTGGGATATGGCCTTTCGCTGCTGGCCGGATTGCTGGTGGCCGATTATCCGCAACTGCTGGCCCAGCGTTTCGTGCTGGGGCTGTTCATGGGCGGCGTGTTCCCCGTTGGCGTCAGCATTTACGTGAATCTGTTCGAAGGACATTTGCGCGGCCGCGTTGCTGGCACCCTCAACGCCTGTTTCAGCTTTTCGATCGTCGCGCTGGGCCTCGCGCTCGGGCGCCTGGGGGGCCATGACTGGCATTTGCTGCTGTGGCTGGGCGGCGTGCCGCCATTGCTGTTGGCGGGTGCGGTGCTGGCGTTGATCCCGCCCGGGTCCAGCGTCGATCGCCATCATGTCCGCGCCGAACGGCTGCCGGTGCGCGAGCTGTTTCACCCCAGCGTGCGGCGCCAGACGCTGTTGCTGGCGGCGATGACCGGCCTGAACTTCTTTGGCTATCAGGCTTATAGCGGCTGGCTGACCACTTATCTTACCGAAAGTCGGGGCTTGTCGGCGGCGGTAGCGGGCGAAATGGTGGCTTGGCAGTTCGCGGGCAACATCGCTGGCGGCTTTGCCTGGGGCTGGGCGGCGGACCGGTTCGGGCGGCGCTTCAACGCCATCGGCTTCCTGATCGCATCGGCGGCAATCATCGTCTATTTGCTGATGCCCGGCAATCTGCTGCTGTTCCGGATGGTCGGCCTGATCTATGGCGCGGCGCTGTGCTCCAGCGTGATCTGGGGGCCTTGGCTGGCCGAACTCTATCCGCCGCATCTGCGCTCGACGGCGGCGTCCATCTTCAACTGGGGGCGGATCATCAGCTTTTTCGCGCCGCTGGTCACCGGCTTCCTGGCCGACCAATACGGATTGACCGTGGCCATGGCATCCGCAGCGATCGCCTTTACCCTTGCTGCGCTGATCTGGCTAAGCCAGCGCGAAACGCTTCCCGCGCGTGCAGTCAGTCCGATCGCGGTCTAA
- a CDS encoding amidase, with the protein MTARTGGPMDWAADGGIDAFLAAIRAGTISAETMVRTCLSRIDTQDRAGPALRAMLRITPDLIDMARARDLARQGGAPLTPLHGVPIAIKDNIDLYGMATTSGCAALAGAMPPRNAPVVDALLNAGAVPVGKTNLSEFSFEIRSRSSLGGDTLNPFTPTVTSGGSSGGTAVAVAAGFALAGIGTDTGGSIRVPAAYTGLVGLRPTWGAISTQGVAPLAPSTDTVGVITRLVADAALLFDILAPLRPARATPPTMAGMRVGVVRQLFGTHPDIVRGIEDAIATLRDAGATLEDFPALPDALIPAGAHIVDEEFGPAFDTYLRDNFEPGSVPASLNELIASGRFLRDYDADLRARALPRDPAVRTAIRARHARLRDTLDTMMTARGFDALLYPPSGVLPDSLDNPKGGWAPELAACTGWPALVVPTGRAGNGLPLSAELLGRAHDEATLFALGTALEARLGPRPVPTLEPK; encoded by the coding sequence ATGACCGCACGAACAGGTGGACCGATGGACTGGGCAGCGGACGGCGGGATCGACGCGTTCCTGGCGGCGATCCGGGCCGGGACAATCAGCGCCGAGACCATGGTGCGGACGTGCCTGTCGCGGATCGACACACAGGATCGCGCCGGCCCGGCCCTCCGCGCGATGTTGCGGATCACGCCCGACCTGATCGACATGGCCCGCGCGCGCGACCTTGCCCGCCAAGGCGGCGCGCCGTTGACCCCGCTCCACGGCGTACCGATCGCGATCAAGGACAACATCGATCTGTACGGCATGGCCACGACATCGGGCTGTGCCGCGCTGGCCGGTGCAATGCCTCCTCGGAACGCACCCGTGGTCGATGCGCTGCTCAACGCCGGCGCGGTTCCGGTGGGCAAGACCAACCTGTCCGAGTTCTCCTTCGAAATCCGATCGCGAAGCTCATTGGGCGGTGACACGCTGAACCCTTTTACGCCGACGGTAACGTCGGGTGGGTCCAGCGGCGGGACCGCGGTCGCGGTCGCTGCGGGCTTTGCACTGGCCGGAATCGGCACCGACACCGGCGGCTCAATCCGCGTCCCTGCCGCCTATACGGGGCTGGTAGGTCTGCGCCCGACCTGGGGGGCCATCTCGACGCAGGGGGTGGCGCCGCTCGCACCGTCGACCGACACCGTTGGCGTAATTACCCGACTGGTCGCCGATGCAGCGCTGCTGTTTGATATCCTGGCGCCCCTTCGCCCCGCGCGCGCAACACCGCCGACGATGGCAGGCATGCGCGTCGGCGTCGTGCGCCAGTTGTTCGGCACGCATCCCGATATCGTCCGCGGTATCGAAGATGCGATCGCCACGCTGCGCGATGCAGGGGCGACACTCGAAGATTTCCCTGCCCTCCCCGATGCGCTGATCCCGGCGGGCGCGCATATCGTGGATGAAGAATTCGGTCCCGCTTTCGACACCTATCTCCGCGACAATTTCGAGCCGGGCAGCGTGCCGGCCTCGCTGAACGAACTGATCGCAAGCGGCCGGTTCCTGCGCGACTATGATGCTGACTTGCGCGCGCGCGCTTTGCCCCGCGACCCGGCGGTACGGACGGCGATTCGGGCACGCCATGCACGCCTGCGCGACACGCTTGATACGATGATGACGGCGCGCGGGTTCGACGCCCTGCTCTATCCGCCATCAGGCGTGCTGCCGGATTCGCTCGACAATCCCAAGGGCGGCTGGGCACCCGAATTGGCGGCATGCACCGGCTGGCCTGCGCTGGTGGTGCCGACCGGGCGCGCCGGAAACGGTCTGCCGCTGTCGGCGGAACTGTTGGGCCGGGCACATGACGAGGCAACGCTGTTCGCGCTGGGCACCGCCCTCGAAGCGCGTCTGGGGCCACGCCCTGTCCCAACCTTGGAACCGAAGTAA